A stretch of [Clostridium] scindens DNA encodes these proteins:
- a CDS encoding class II fructose-bisphosphate aldolase, translated as MKTRSFAEELQYARAHTYAVGAFNIFNYLSARAVIRAASTLNCPVILQTSSATVRKFGPAELGTMLRQLAWNAPVNVLVHLDHCQDVELAKACIDSGWDAVMYDGSRLPLEDNIENCKKVVDYAHHRGVHVEGELGRIAGVEDDLKVKDDEATGATLEESIYFVRESGIDAFAPAIGTAHGVYKGTPKINFELVDQLRQAIDTPIVIHGGTGLSEETFLRLIQKGGAKINVSTALKHGYIDGCREYMEANPKKLDPIDFDQYLNCRIKDIAMDHMTIFRKPMQVR; from the coding sequence ATGAAGACAAGAAGTTTTGCAGAAGAGTTGCAGTACGCCAGAGCGCATACGTATGCGGTGGGCGCGTTCAATATATTCAATTATCTGTCCGCAAGGGCGGTCATCCGAGCGGCTTCGACGCTGAACTGCCCGGTGATCCTGCAGACATCCTCAGCCACAGTGCGCAAGTTCGGTCCGGCAGAATTAGGGACGATGCTTCGCCAGCTGGCCTGGAATGCGCCGGTCAATGTGCTGGTACATCTGGATCACTGCCAGGATGTAGAACTGGCAAAAGCCTGCATAGACTCGGGCTGGGACGCAGTCATGTATGACGGCTCCAGACTGCCTCTTGAGGATAATATCGAGAATTGCAAGAAGGTCGTAGACTATGCGCATCACAGAGGCGTACATGTGGAAGGCGAGCTGGGACGGATCGCAGGCGTGGAGGATGACTTGAAGGTGAAGGATGACGAGGCGACGGGCGCGACCCTGGAAGAATCCATCTATTTTGTCCGGGAATCCGGAATCGACGCATTTGCCCCTGCCATCGGGACGGCCCATGGAGTCTATAAAGGAACGCCAAAGATTAATTTCGAACTGGTCGACCAGCTGCGCCAGGCGATTGACACGCCCATCGTGATCCACGGAGGAACAGGATTATCCGAAGAGACTTTTCTAAGGCTGATCCAAAAGGGGGGAGCGAAGATCAATGTGTCTACGGCCCTCAAGCATGGATACATAGATGGATGCCGGGAATATATGGAAGCGAATCCGAAGAAGTTGGATCCGATTGATTTTGACCAGTATCTGAATTGCCGTATCAAGGATATCGCCATGGATCATATGACAATCTTCAGAAAGCCAATGCAGGTGAGGTGA
- a CDS encoding DUF3298 and DUF4163 domain-containing protein has protein sequence MQTVTQKTLEDTMYYGDIPVFIYQIHYPFFTTTCNETAGRDINAYYAKRAMDTEEYCRNILFAQAAEDKRYHQDGLPFNSYTLEAVYQITYNAGCITSLYTDTYTYMGGAHGETKRTSDTWDFMTGNRLKLADVYPLTPASLYQLHRSIARQIAHRLRETPGSYFDDYRSLLKDAFHVNRFYLRPGSGVIYYQQYDIAPYSTGIPEFYFPLR, from the coding sequence ATGCAGACAGTCACCCAAAAAACACTGGAAGACACGATGTATTATGGGGATATCCCTGTATTTATCTATCAGATCCACTATCCTTTCTTTACCACCACATGTAACGAAACCGCCGGCAGGGACATAAATGCCTACTATGCCAAGAGGGCAATGGATACGGAGGAATATTGCCGGAATATCCTATTTGCGCAGGCGGCAGAGGATAAAAGGTATCATCAAGATGGACTGCCATTCAACAGTTATACCCTGGAGGCAGTCTATCAAATTACTTATAATGCCGGGTGCATTACCAGTTTATATACGGATACCTATACCTATATGGGCGGGGCGCATGGCGAGACGAAGCGGACATCCGACACATGGGATTTTATGACCGGGAATCGGTTAAAACTGGCAGACGTCTACCCGCTTACGCCTGCTTCTTTGTACCAGCTGCACAGATCGATAGCAAGGCAGATTGCTCATCGGTTAAGAGAAACCCCAGGCTCATATTTTGATGATTATAGGTCTCTATTAAAGGATGCTTTTCATGTGAACCGTTTTTATTTGCGGCCGGGCAGCGGGGTTATCTATTACCAGCAGTATGACATAGCGCCATATTCCACGGGAATTCCGGAATTCTATTTTCCTCTGCGTTAA
- a CDS encoding transaldolase family protein, with amino-acid sequence MVVNSRIKHLGLPAVRGEEAYVARIAELPLSLEEFRAISGMADYIGVTPEFKKVIQFFKVPEKETPAGFEIQLEVSSDRVLRANLKRNISYDKNGKKRPTNLLFSADSANPYEVAPVAGMLSNLTCNPGIIYDLFINNPKANVGNKFKNRDEVMTEIGRILGPGCDISVELNDPFGKSDAQILEEAAKFKEMLSEYRVVIKVPHTGPVNKDNVKELLNGDKKLSRRYDDVSTADAFRGHNLALMLHENGYRVNFTLMFEPAQTALALQAKPYFINSFIRHRYMQSQAIRQFLELYKATGDKKFLEDLRAYMVEKDYFAAGEEKIDLFTVMAKARTIIDQRNLEQKEGSDGLDGIRHNLRLLRQTNLEDTRLIICSMEGDYNYYDIDRLLASDEYGDMAGRVVLTAEPNYLARFSSANQVVSYQRRFMNAANGEK; translated from the coding sequence ATGGTTGTCAATTCAAGAATCAAGCATTTGGGTCTGCCTGCAGTGAGAGGCGAAGAAGCGTATGTAGCAAGGATAGCGGAACTTCCGCTGAGTCTGGAAGAATTCCGGGCAATTTCCGGGATGGCCGACTATATCGGCGTCACGCCGGAATTCAAGAAGGTAATCCAGTTTTTCAAGGTGCCGGAAAAGGAGACCCCGGCGGGCTTTGAGATCCAGCTGGAAGTAAGCAGCGACCGTGTGCTTCGTGCGAATCTAAAGCGGAACATTTCCTATGATAAGAATGGAAAGAAGCGGCCCACCAATCTGCTCTTTTCGGCAGACAGCGCCAATCCATACGAGGTTGCTCCAGTTGCGGGGATGCTGTCAAATCTGACTTGCAATCCGGGCATCATCTACGACCTGTTTATCAATAACCCTAAGGCAAACGTGGGGAACAAGTTCAAGAACAGAGACGAGGTTATGACGGAGATTGGCAGGATTCTGGGACCAGGATGCGATATCAGCGTGGAACTGAACGACCCCTTTGGGAAAAGCGATGCGCAGATTCTTGAAGAAGCAGCAAAGTTTAAGGAGATGCTCTCAGAATACCGGGTAGTCATCAAGGTTCCTCATACCGGCCCGGTAAATAAGGATAACGTAAAAGAACTTTTGAATGGAGATAAGAAACTGTCCCGCCGGTATGATGATGTGAGTACGGCGGATGCATTCCGGGGGCACAATCTGGCGCTGATGCTTCACGAGAACGGATACCGGGTGAATTTTACTCTGATGTTCGAACCAGCCCAGACGGCGCTGGCATTACAGGCCAAGCCGTATTTTATCAACAGTTTCATCCGCCATCGCTATATGCAGTCTCAGGCCATCCGGCAGTTTCTGGAACTTTATAAGGCGACTGGAGACAAAAAATTCCTGGAGGATCTGAGGGCCTACATGGTAGAAAAGGATTATTTCGCCGCAGGCGAGGAGAAGATAGATTTATTCACAGTCATGGCCAAGGCCAGGACCATCATCGACCAGCGGAATCTGGAACAGAAGGAAGGCAGCGACGGCCTGGATGGAATCCGGCACAATCTGCGGCTGCTTAGGCAGACCAATCTGGAAGATACGCGTCTGATCATCTGCAGTATGGAGGGGGATTACAATTATTACGATATCGACCGCCTGCTGGCATCGGATGAATATGGCGATATGGCTGGACGAGTGGTTCTTACCGCAGAGCCGAATTATCTGGCCCGGTTCTCCAGCGCCAATCAGGTGGTCTCCTATCAGAGGAGATTCATGAACGCGGCGAATGGGGAGAAATAG
- a CDS encoding ADP-dependent glucokinase/phosphofructokinase, which translates to MGEKIALGFHTCVDFEMTWDAEVVEQMIREFDVRDADLVDGDIPIDSVRALLISSLWHMKRGMGCELVPDTNQICLDFANRFQYRVTIGGTATRAAIAISKLGYESAIQLCCFNRYMKELLPKEIHYMVGVQHEREEVYPHVILSYQGGVRIRANDIDFTTPRENRVMFSRDIDSLLIEVSEDYAPMIQDAEAFLLSCFSEILDEEILEDRMDRTRRLLGTLPKDAIVVMEDGCYIRKDFRVYVHQALRDVVDVLSMNEDELQEYIQRRIDILNVEEVLDAVREVYEKVKVPTLLVHSAAWALTYGEDARKYERALEGGITMAATRFWRGDDFGRKEYEETGHLAAKEEGQRFRQEIEERAGEAVCCVPCKDLSFVENPTVVGLGDFFAGGLLPQLTKDRRI; encoded by the coding sequence ATGGGTGAAAAGATAGCATTAGGGTTCCATACTTGCGTTGATTTTGAAATGACTTGGGACGCAGAGGTGGTGGAGCAGATGATCCGGGAGTTTGACGTCCGGGATGCCGATCTTGTAGACGGCGATATTCCAATTGACTCGGTGCGGGCGCTTCTCATATCCAGCCTGTGGCATATGAAGCGGGGAATGGGATGCGAGCTGGTGCCCGACACGAACCAGATCTGCCTGGACTTCGCTAATCGGTTCCAGTACCGCGTTACCATCGGCGGCACGGCCACACGGGCCGCGATCGCAATCAGCAAGCTGGGGTACGAGAGCGCGATCCAGTTATGCTGCTTCAACCGTTATATGAAGGAACTTCTGCCAAAAGAGATCCATTATATGGTAGGCGTTCAGCATGAGAGGGAAGAAGTCTATCCTCATGTCATCCTGTCCTATCAGGGCGGGGTGCGTATCCGGGCAAATGATATTGATTTTACGACGCCCCGGGAGAACCGGGTGATGTTTTCCCGGGACATCGACAGCCTGCTGATAGAAGTTTCTGAAGATTACGCGCCGATGATACAGGATGCGGAAGCATTCCTCTTATCCTGCTTTAGCGAGATCCTGGATGAGGAGATTCTGGAAGACCGCATGGACCGGACGCGGAGGCTCCTTGGGACGCTTCCCAAGGACGCCATCGTCGTGATGGAGGATGGATGCTATATCCGCAAGGATTTCCGCGTCTATGTGCATCAGGCGCTGCGGGACGTGGTGGACGTTCTGAGCATGAATGAGGATGAACTGCAGGAATACATCCAGCGCAGGATCGACATTCTGAATGTGGAGGAGGTCCTGGATGCGGTAAGAGAGGTGTATGAGAAGGTGAAGGTTCCGACGCTCCTGGTCCATTCGGCCGCCTGGGCGCTGACCTATGGGGAAGATGCCAGAAAGTATGAGCGCGCCCTGGAAGGCGGCATCACGATGGCAGCCACCCGCTTCTGGCGAGGGGATGATTTTGGAAGGAAGGAGTATGAGGAGACGGGGCATCTGGCGGCAAAGGAAGAGGGACAAAGATTCCGTCAGGAGATTGAGGAGCGGGCAGGGGAAGCAGTCTGCTGCGTTCCTTGCAAGGACTTAAGTTTCGTGGAGAATCCGACGGTGGTCGGCCTGGGCGACTTTTTCGCGGGCGGCCTGCTTCCGCAGCTGACTAAGGACCGGCGCATATAG
- a CDS encoding MurR/RpiR family transcriptional regulator encodes MSEKSVIDNIQKHYREFSPTERKVADCVLRHPNQVTEYTVKELAMASGVSEATVVRMCQHAGYTGYWPFRTMLARDMGMMGREEKRDNDQANIVAGIFRKYADIMQNLSSKIDLDAMSTCARLIDNCHEVHVIAAGDTGTLAKHMGFCLGRIGIKATYSGLADYYLNTINLADENDVLIAISKSGITKTVIQGAELAKEKGLKVIAITEYSNSKLGELADHVLLSKGDSSRFDYYKNYNHLSETAVIEALLELVKNVDKIVEKRADQLEFMLSEAKL; translated from the coding sequence ATGAGTGAAAAAAGCGTAATCGATAATATACAGAAGCACTATCGCGAATTCTCGCCGACTGAGCGGAAGGTAGCGGATTGTGTATTAAGACATCCAAATCAGGTAACAGAATATACGGTCAAGGAACTGGCTATGGCAAGCGGGGTAAGCGAGGCGACCGTCGTACGGATGTGCCAGCATGCGGGATACACCGGCTACTGGCCGTTTCGTACCATGCTGGCCCGCGACATGGGAATGATGGGAAGAGAAGAAAAAAGGGATAATGACCAGGCCAATATCGTGGCCGGCATATTCCGGAAATATGCGGATATCATGCAGAATCTCAGCAGCAAGATCGATCTGGATGCCATGAGCACATGTGCCAGGCTGATTGACAATTGTCATGAGGTGCATGTGATCGCGGCGGGAGATACAGGAACCCTGGCGAAGCATATGGGATTCTGTCTGGGCAGGATCGGGATCAAGGCGACTTACAGCGGGCTTGCGGATTATTATCTGAATACCATCAACCTTGCCGATGAGAATGACGTGCTGATCGCCATATCTAAGTCGGGCATAACCAAGACGGTTATTCAGGGAGCCGAGCTTGCGAAGGAAAAGGGGCTGAAGGTGATCGCCATTACAGAATACAGCAACTCGAAACTGGGAGAATTGGCAGATCACGTCCTTCTTTCCAAAGGGGATTCCTCCCGCTTTGATTATTATAAGAACTACAATCACTTAAGCGAGACGGCGGTGATCGAGGCGCTTCTGGAACTGGTCAAGAACGTGGACAAGATTGTGGAGAAACGGGCGGACCAGCTGGAATTTATGCTTTCAGAGGCAAAATTATAG
- a CDS encoding class II fructose-bisphosphate aldolase: MYERVENILKMAEESNTSAIAFICMDDTMARSVVCAAEATNTPAIIMLYPEHVTIQKTCNLSGFAAMVEEMAKEAKVPIGLHADHDYTYDAIINTVNKGFRSVMMDGSMNDLDTNIALTKKVVDKAHELGAIVEGEIGHVGIAANADNNKEDLYTKADAAEKFCRETGVDSLAISIGNAHGEYKDTPNLDIARLEEIHAAVNVPLVLHGGSGIPDDQLLTAFSKGIRKFNLGTEFLGRYYDAVAEFVKENAKNPDPVKIINLPEYAGARLVPYLEERMKTLCRF, encoded by the coding sequence ATGTACGAGAGAGTGGAAAATATTTTAAAGATGGCAGAGGAGAGCAACACTTCAGCCATAGCATTTATCTGTATGGATGATACGATGGCAAGATCCGTCGTATGCGCGGCGGAGGCAACGAACACGCCAGCGATCATCATGCTCTATCCGGAGCATGTCACGATCCAGAAGACCTGTAACCTCAGCGGATTCGCAGCCATGGTAGAGGAGATGGCCAAAGAGGCCAAAGTTCCCATCGGCTTGCATGCGGATCATGATTATACCTATGACGCGATCATCAACACGGTCAATAAGGGATTTCGTTCGGTCATGATGGATGGCTCCATGAATGATCTGGATACGAATATTGCCCTTACCAAGAAGGTCGTAGACAAGGCGCATGAACTGGGGGCCATCGTGGAAGGAGAGATCGGGCACGTAGGTATCGCGGCAAATGCGGATAACAACAAGGAGGACCTGTATACCAAGGCAGATGCCGCGGAAAAGTTCTGCCGGGAGACGGGCGTGGATTCACTGGCAATCTCCATTGGAAACGCCCATGGAGAGTATAAGGATACGCCGAACCTGGACATCGCAAGGCTGGAGGAGATTCACGCAGCCGTGAATGTCCCGCTGGTACTCCATGGCGGCAGCGGCATTCCGGATGATCAGCTCTTGACTGCATTTTCAAAAGGAATCCGAAAGTTTAATCTGGGAACAGAATTCCTGGGAAGATACTATGACGCAGTAGCAGAGTTCGTAAAAGAAAACGCCAAGAACCCGGATCCGGTAAAGATCATCAACCTGCCGGAATACGCGGGGGCGCGTCTCGTGCCTTATCTGGAAGAGAGAATGAAGACCCTCTGCAGGTTCTAA